A region of the Drosophila ananassae strain 14024-0371.13 chromosome XL, ASM1763931v2, whole genome shotgun sequence genome:
aaaacaaaacaaaacgactaataataattatatccttgtttcttttttttaagggtTTCCTCTTTGGTGGGTTTgttgttcgtttttttttttagtttttaaatttatgtttaaggttttttttgggttttttttttggtttggtttaaATTAGGAtacgtgcaaaaaaaaaaggagtacGAATTACGCGAAGCGATTATTATCGATATTAGTGTCCTTGCGTTATCGTTAGACGACTATCGGTGTGCTTTGGAGTGGCGTGGAAGTAGAGAACTTtggccgctgctgctgcgttTCTTGCTGCggtattttgttgttgttgcatcGCGTCGCAGGATcagagatatatatataatgttTATATATCTCTTTTTGCgatttttgaatatatttatattccgCCGATTGTTGCGGCTGGCTTGGAATTGGAAACGCTTTTGGGAGCTGGGGAACTCGACTGGCTTGGGAGCTACGATTTGAGTCGAACTCAAACTTGATcgcactctctctctcttggaCTCTCTCGCGTGTGCTTTGGTCACTCTCCTTAGATTCTCTCCTCGGCGCTCATAGCGGTGCTTGGCGTGTccttcttgttgttgttggatcAGCTGCGGGAGAGCCTGCGAAGACTCTCTCTTTCCGATACTTCTATTCTCCGATGGCCGCCGattggctttttttttgtttgtcgaTGTTTGTcgattgtttatttttagatcTTCTCTTTCTATAATTAGATTTCGCGCTACTCTTTCTTCTTTCTTACTTCTAAAGCTGTTGcactttctttctttttttagcTTGACGACCACTTTTCCTTTTCTTCGTTGTCTTTCTTCTCGGTCGGTTTCGGAAGAACGTTCTTCGTTGTTTCACAGCCAAATTGAAAAAGAACCGTTGTAGCGACGCCAGCTGACCGCGAAGCCCCAAAGCGCCGCTCGATTTTTCCCCGCTTGCGTGTGTATCTGTGTCCAtctgtccgtgtgtccgcttgtccgtgtgtccgcttgtccgtgtATGAGTACGTGGAAGCGAGAGGCATGTAGCTAGATGGGGAGTACTACTTGGATCACTTTGCAGTGCAAGCCAAAGAGTGCTCAGCACGTGGACTGCAGGTGTGACAGAGCGAGATAGAGCAAAGTCCAGTGTCTTGcgaaaatacaaataataaaaaaaaaaaaaagccaacgcAAACAAATgcttaaaattaaacaatttgcCGGCCATGACACATCCAATCAACTTTGGGTCACAGTGGGCGGTTAAGTGTGTTtgagtgtgtttgtgtgaacGTTAATACAGTTGGAACTCTCTAACCCGAAATTAGTGATGGACTTTTAACGATTAATATCCCTAAGGatagcttcttcttcttaaGATTCAACCCTAACCTTACTTAAGATACTTTTTAGTATAAATTATAGTTTGTTTGTTGGTTGTATACCTTTCGGTGGACCTGTAGCTGCAGTTGCAGTTAGTAATGTTCGACTGTATGTCCATACAATGGAATAATCACATTAATAAGATCGCCTTTGAGCAAAGTACACACAAACATCCCAGGCATACGAAACAGCTGTTTGTGTGAATGTAATTGTGTGGGTGTGCGTGCGGTTGTCAAGCCTctgtgtgtgtatctgtgtgactgtatttgtatctgtgtgtgtgtgtgtgtcttatCTGACAAATGcacacagcaacaacacaggcatCAAAAGTGACAACAACCACAATAGAGAGCAACTAGAGTGAATCCATCAGTGGAAAGCAAAGCATCCCCCCCCCCCATCTGCCCCATCAACATACCTCCACCATCCCACCATCCCACCACCCATCCTCATCCATCCATGCTCTATATGCACTTGTTGATGATTTTGATTTTCCTTGTTAACGGTAACACGCTTCGTCAAAGCAACAAAGTTCAGCTCAAATGCCAGCTCTCCAAACTATTTTTACATCAATTTATCGTTAACTGAAGCATTGCGTtcttagaaaatatttaataataaatgatGATATGTGGGTCTTACATATATCTTACAAATAATTATTCAATTCAATGGAAATTTAAGAACTTTAAGATTCTCGACTTAAGCTTTCATGCAATAAAGTTTACTTTTTAGTCGACCTAGTTAGGATTTTTCAACGAAAATCAAAGTCTTAGACTAAAAACTTAATAACTACTACTAAAAACTACTATTTCCAGGTATAGATAGCTCTACTAGTGCCACATAAATACTAAAGAAAGATTAAACTGAGAGCCACCTCCAAAAAGCCTTTTttctcgaaggaccaaaagtAAAGGATCTTAGACCATCAATTTCCAAGCTTATTTCAACCAATTTTCATCACAATTATAAGAATTATAAGACTAGAATATCAAGTTTCATAAATATTACTAATTATAATACTAATTATAGACTAATTATAGTATCTCTACGGAAAATACCCTTTCAAAACCCAACCTCCCACCTCATTTTAGGTTTCAAAATCAACCCTTTAAGTCTAGGGATGATTGATTCGCATCTGGAACTTAGCATCTGGATTGAGTTCCCGAGTGCCAGATTGTACGTATAACGGTATACCCTACATACGGACACGCTCCCGGGGTCTTGGGCTTCCAGATAATGTCTGGGGCTGGGGCGATAAGGTTGTtgatgtttttgttgctggctCTGCTGGCTCTGCTGCCTCTGACTTCGACTTCGACTTCGACTTCGAGACTGCAGCCGATGAAGAACGGAAGCCAATGGGGCAGCCCCACATGATGTACATACGTGGGGAGGGGAGGATGGCGTAACGCCActgtccgtccgtccgtccgtctgtccgtccgtccgtcaGTGAAAAAACCGTAAACAACGGGCAACGTGAATTCGACGTGATCTagtttaaattcaaaataaaagatCCCTATTTTTAGCATTAATCTTTCCCTCCATTGGAGGAAAAcaacagagacagagacagagacatcAAGAGTGAAAAAGAGAAATAGcaacaatatatttttgtgaCAGAGACGACTATAGTTGGTCAGAAAGAGATGGTAGATGGAGAGGCCCTGTGTTCTAAGTCATCAAGGGGGAGATAAGCCAAGGTTTCCACTCAAAAATATaactaaatttatatttttaaactaaaatattaGAGTTTTTTAGCTTTAAGAAGTTTATAGCCTATTTCTATGGGTTTCTAGCTAtctttagattttattatttaatattatatagtaTTCTTTCTCAGTGTATGTTGTTTGGATGGAGGATGGTGTTGTTGATGATGATGCTGGGGATGCGACATGAGCCATACGCAATACGGTTCAGAGTCCAAGGTGGGAAGACCCACCACACGGGAGGCGTTCCAAGACGTCCAGGGTCAACGAATCGACACCGATTTCGATTAAAACGATAAATGGTTAATAGATAGAGGGTTTATGGCTAAAAGTTATAAGAAATAAGGGGATTTCCTTCGAAATAATGATAGATATCTCTTCTGGAAGTCCTTAAGCTCTAAAAGGTTAGGTAACCCAGGTAAGTTATCGATATTTTATCGATTATTTGATGGTACTGATTGATAAACAAGCCAACTGCCTGTGGGGGGAAAGAAAACAAGAGCAGGCTCTTGGTTTTTTCCTCTAGCCAGAGGCCCCAGAGATAAGCCCCCGagtgggcggtgggcggtgGCGCCACAAGTTAGCAAGGGGGGCAGGGGGAGGTGGACTGCCGGAGAGATGGCGTCCCAGGAGCGATCGAGCGAATAAAGTAAACATACTTGTGCTAAAATTGGATCTCCATTGATTGACAGAGCGGCAATCGGGCGCCAACAACAACTGTCTCATCGGGGAGacagaaacagaaatcagaaacagaaacagaaatcagAATCAGAGCCCCAGCTCAGACGCAGATTATTGACCCAGAAGCGTGGAGGAGGTGATGTCTCAGATTCTACTTCTCAGTCGAAGTCTCTGCCACAGTCTCTGCTTCGGTCGACGTCGCTGCCTCTGTCGCAGTCGACGTCTCTGCTGGTGTTTGTTGTTGATACCAAAGCCTAGACATCAACAGTCTGCAATCgtaataacaaaatatataaaaaaaaataataaaaaataaaaaaaataaataataatacaaaaaatatttgcattcTAGTGGATTGAACTTTGCAACCGGGATTGAACCAAGATTCATCGAATTTGGTCACACTTAGGCctaatttgaaaatatctgcaagttgttttttaaattataaaagtttctagaaacaaaattgtTAAATTCTCTTTAAATTGTTGattaatcataaaaaaaataaatattattaaattggAAATTCCCTTTAAGCTgataagtatttttttaaaatttgtttactgagtaatttttgaaatattgttttttaagaaagAGTTCTTGGAATTAAAGACttgaaaagtaaataaattctAAACTGGAATTTGAAATTCCAGAACTATATAGCAAGcatttttttagctttttttaattatatttaatttgaatattattaaatactcAGTGGAGAAGAATTCCTATTTggtttgttgattttttgaGGCGAAAATAACAGCAGGGAATATAATATTATCGCTGGGATGTCAATAAACTGTCGCCGACGACCCGAAACGCAACCtgctagaaaaaaaaaacacaaaaataaaaatcaacaaacaGGATTTTTTTTCCAGGGGGAGGCGTCCAATGGGTGGTGGGCGGAAAAGTGGGTGGCTTTGGGGACAGAGTCTAAAGAGAAACAATcgagagaaagagagaaaaTGATAGAGAGACCGGCCATAGACAcacttttatttatattgtttttattttctgttttttttttgtttttttttggaatggcCTTCGCattttgggtggaaaagtggGTGGCGGGCATGAACGTACAGACAGGTGGGTGGTTTGGGGTTGGAGGGGATGGCTGCTGCTTTTCCAGAGCTGCCAATGAACTGCAATCGGTTAAGAGGCCTCAAGGTCAACGTCTGGCCCACaaaataagcacaaaaaaaaatcacaatgTCACGGGCCTGAGAATGAGGTTTTTGGGTTCAAAGTGTGCTGAACTTGAATTGGAAACCAAAAACGTGAAAACGTTAAAGAAGGCCTTGAACCTCGATGAACTTGAGTTGGAGAGCACGTTGATTTCCATACGGAATTACCCAATCAAGTGAGAATCTTCAAATTTTGGACAATTCTTCTTCAATTGCATTCAAAACGATTGTGTATTTCTAAATTTATATTCTTCAATCAAGTTCTAAGGCAAGATAatggtttttaagttttatttaaagtaatcataattttatgaaagaaataataaagtttATAAAGAATAAGGTATAGATCTTAAGCTCTAGCTTTAGATAACTATAGATACCTGATACTTTTCTTAAAGTTAAGGCCTTAAATATATGATACCTGATACTTctctgaaaaaataataataaatatataataccTAGTACTTTctatttaattaacaaagaATTAGTGACTATATCTTCTGAAGACCAAGCCCCCAAAACCTCCAAAAACCCCaccaataaattaaaataaaataaaaatcctttcCAGGAGTTGGAGGCTTCGTCTGGACTCTGTCTGGAGGTCGGCTGGCGGCGACCTTGGCCTAGGGGGCCCCCTCCCCAAACATCTTTTTGTAAGGACATTGCACCCAAAAAAGGCTAACTGACTGTGTGCTGCGTGTCCTGATGAACTTTCACCCCAAAGtcgagcagagcagagcagaggaGCAGTCTcctattttccatttttcattTCCCATGAAACAGAAACCGAGAAGGCAGTCATCACTTGACTGGCGCGTGGTCTTAACTTGTAAACAaaattacacacacacatcctaACTAGTATATACGattgtaattaaataaaaaaaaaatatttatgaattaTATATAGTGTGTACAATGTACTATACATTATTATATTCAATTACAGGCCCGGTAGAGATTAGGAGGAGTACTCGTATTTCGAAATAAATCATTAACCGCATTACAATCATTTTGATCAATTAATCATtgaccaaaaacaaaacagcagcacagaaaatcaaataattgaaaaacaatttttactCACTATATATGGGAGAGCTATCTGGGgattatattatatagtgaCATAAATTCTGGTGACACTGCACCTACAaccaataataaaataaatctcaCATCATTAAGCCATTATCTCCACCCCCGatcttgtaaaaaaaaaaaaaaatatatatatatatatatatatttttgatgaGATTATGCGAATACCAAGATTGTAAACAATTTACAACAAATAGTCGCAATAACAATTATAATTAACAGTGATTAGACTCGCAACTCTTCGTCGGGTCGGTATTCGAACTAATACTGATACTGAACTGATACAATTTCTCGATTCGTTCGAAGGAGCACAAGGGTATCTCTCCGGCGGACTGACCCGGTTTCGATTTTCCCTatcttttacaaaaaaaaaaaaatatatatatatatataagtaaaaATTAACTCAATATTTCCCACGTGGCTATTAATCAGTAATATAATCAGATCAAGGAAGTCAAAACTGGGGTTCAATACTAATTATTTTTTGGGATAAGATTATAGATTATTTCCaagattatattttaaacattttatagaTTAGATTATTACTTAGTCTTAAGTTTAATCTAGACatcttaatattaaattataaactctttaataattataatctcAAGGCATCTTTTATTTTCGCAAAAATTCTCAAAAACATTTATCGAAATATCGAGCGAGTAAAAGACTTTTCCGTTCAATCAcaatttaatacatttttgtttgcgGTGTGAATTtagaagaatatatatatatatttaagatCCAGTAATGCGACACTTATATTTCTAACCTTGATTATGAATTTATGTTTTATTGTGAGTGTGATCTGGATTTGGGGCTTCGACGGTCCATAACCGGAGCCCTTTTGGGTGCTGCGTTCAGAAATGTGTTTTTTGATCCGGAAAGTTCTGCGGCATCCAAATGGCATTTTGGGAATTTTGTGGCAGCTATATATTTTATCGGGATTTTATGACCAAATTGGATTTTTGCGTTCCGATGCCACAGTAATTAAATGGAGGGGATGAATTTTGATGATTACATTTTGCTGTTTCGGGGTTTTTTGTTGGATAGTTTTGttttcggattcggattcgggtTTGGATTTGGATTGTTTTCTTCATTCATAGTTGCTGTCACTTATATTTGCTATTAGTTGGGTATATGGCGGGGTTTCGGGGCAAAAAGGATGCACACACAAAGGATCCTGCCCCTCTCTTCTATTCCAGGTGGTGAGGGATTGTGTTTGGGGGGTTTCTGCTTCAAAAATTCAACTTGCCATCAATATTGGTTAtgttttttgggttttggttTTAGTTTCGATTGATTCGTTTCGGCCGGGAGGGAACACAAGAGAGTTGGTGGAGCTAAACTGGTCTAGGCGTTGCGGGGCCGGGCCAGAGCACGACCTGGGGATGCCGATGGGTTTGAGGGTCCATAACGCGGTGCGTTCCCATCTCTGAAGATCTGCAAGGTCATATTACGCTCAAGAAATTCGGCCACGAACTGTGACGGCTTCACTTCATCATCTGTCTCGGGATCTGGCAAGGTCGCCGCCGATGCCGCCGACGCCGCCTCGGCTTCATTATCTTCGTTATCGGATACAGATGTGGTAGCTCCAGATCCAGTATTAGCTCCAATACCATCGACAGCTTCAATTACTTCACAAGCCCCCAACGGTCCACAGGCTCCGCCGGCGGAGCACGGCACGGAAGAGGTCGAGGCCAGGGCCATGATCTGGGCTTCGATCAGTTTCTTGTGCATGTCGAGGGCCTCCAGGCCGAGCCAGAGTAGCGGCTGGGTAACATGCTCCTCCACGCCGTAATGTGGCAGAGTGTGTGGCGAACGGCGTCGCGGATGTGTCCTGTCATCGATCATAGCCCGGTCCAGTGCATTGGTCTCATCGTCATCGGATTCGTCGCGGATCACCAGACCAGAAAAGCTTCGAACTCCTTCGGCACCAACTAGGGAATACATCGTATTGTTAAATGGATGGGAAACCGAAATAATCTTACTGCTGAATGGCATATTGATATTTGTTGAATTTATGTCACCGATTAACCGTCACTGTACTATATGttgaaagaaatataaaatagaaaacgagaaataaaataatagctAAGGAGAAAAGGGTGTGGTGTGAGAGTACAATTTAAAAACTGACGAGAGACTACTTAATGATTTTCCGGATTTGATTGATGATTTTATGTTATGTAACACCTAACACTGTATTAAAAGGCCACTACAATTTGAATGATATTCTCCAAGTAACTAAATCTCCAGGCATTACAAATTTTCTGACATTTGCATACAAGCTTTCCCAACACTTGCTTTGTTCACCATAAAGTTTTCAGTTAACCAACACTGTCCAACACTGGTGGTGTTGCCAATTATGGCGTTTTTCAAGAATTCTTGGAACGCGATTAATGTATGATTGTGTTGATTTTCTTCCTAGGATTCTTAATTATACTTAACTTatcaataatatttaataaataaatccttaatatataatattttatacgTAATAACATACCATTCTTTGGGGAATTTCGTTTTCTTGAACAAATCAAAAAGCTTTTCAGTAGAA
Encoded here:
- the LOC6504628 gene encoding uncharacterized protein LOC6504628 isoform X3; translation: MPFSIGAEGVRSFSGLVIRDESDDDETNALDRAMIDDRTHPRRRSPHTLPHYGVEEHVTQPLLWLGLEALDMHKKLIEAQIMALASTSSVPCSAGGACGPLGACEVIEAVDGIGANTGSGATTSVSDNEDNEAEAASAASAATLPDPETDDEVKPSQFVAEFLERNMTLQIFRDGNAPRYGPSNPSASPGRALARPRNA
- the LOC6504628 gene encoding uncharacterized protein LOC6504628 isoform X1, whose translation is MSLRAQHILGPMATYGRRRRYHQSPPPPPPRPYELEPEAMAFMTRHRRHMPQPHPRSRFFAEQREARVGAEGVRSFSGLVIRDESDDDETNALDRAMIDDRTHPRRRSPHTLPHYGVEEHVTQPLLWLGLEALDMHKKLIEAQIMALASTSSVPCSAGGACGPLGACEVIEAVDGIGANTGSGATTSVSDNEDNEAEAASAASAATLPDPETDDEVKPSQFVAEFLERNMTLQIFRDGNAPRYGPSNPSASPGRALARPRNA
- the LOC6504628 gene encoding uncharacterized protein LOC6504628 isoform X2 encodes the protein MLPNSFGSKKTKKFLLLLKSFLICSRKRNSPKNVGAEGVRSFSGLVIRDESDDDETNALDRAMIDDRTHPRRRSPHTLPHYGVEEHVTQPLLWLGLEALDMHKKLIEAQIMALASTSSVPCSAGGACGPLGACEVIEAVDGIGANTGSGATTSVSDNEDNEAEAASAASAATLPDPETDDEVKPSQFVAEFLERNMTLQIFRDGNAPRYGPSNPSASPGRALARPRNA